In one window of Mauremys reevesii isolate NIE-2019 linkage group 22, ASM1616193v1, whole genome shotgun sequence DNA:
- the NAPA gene encoding alpha-soluble NSF attachment protein: MDPAGKEKEALQLLAEADRKVRGSQSFFAGLFGGSSRIEEACDIYARAANMFKMAKNWSAAGNAFCQAAQLHLQLQSKHDAATNFVDAGNAFKKADPQEAINCLIRAIEIYTDMGRFTIAAKHHISIAEIYETELVDIDKAIAHYEQAADYYKGEESNSSANKCLLKVATYAAQLEQYQKAIEIYEQVGTNAMDSPLLKYSAKEYFFKAALCHFCIDMLNAKLAIQKYEEMFPAFSDSRECKLVKKLLEAHEEQNIDSYTDSVKEFDSISRLDQWLTTMLLRIKKTIQGEEEDLR; the protein is encoded by the exons atggACCCGGCCGGGAAGGAGAAGGAGGCGCTGCAGCTCCTGGCCGAGGCCGACAGGAAGGTCCGCGGCTCCCAGTCCTTCTTCGCGGGGCTCTTCGG GGGCTCCTCCAGGATAGAAGAAGCATGCGATATCTATGCCCGAGCAGCAAACATGTTCAAAATGGCCAAGAACTGGAGTG CTGCGGGGAATGCCTTCTGCCAGGCAGCACAGCTCCACCTGCAGCTGCAGAGCAAGCACGACGCGGCCACCAACTTCGTGGATGCTGGCAATGCCTTCAAGAAAGCTGACCCGCAAG aggCCATTAACTGTCTGATCAGAGCTATTGAGATCTACACAGACATG GGTCGATTCACCATCGCTGCCAAGCATCACATATCGATAGCGGAGATCTATGAGACGGAGCTGGTGGATATAGACAAG GCGATAGCCCATTATGAGCAAGCTGCTGATTACTACAAAGGGGAAGAATCCAACAG cTCTGCCAACAAATGTTTACTGAAAGTGGCCACTTATGCAGCCCAGCTGGAGCAGTACCAGAAAGCCATTGAGATCTACGAGCAG GTGGGCACTAATGCGATGGACAGtcccctgctgaagtacagcgcTAAGGAGTATTTCTTCAAGGCGGCCCTCTGCCACTTCTGCATCGACATGCTCAACGCAAAG CTGGCCATACAGAAATATGAAGAGATGTTCCCAGCCTTCTCGGACTCCAGGGAGTGCAAACTGGTTAAA AAGCTGCTGGAAGCTCATGAAGAACAGAACATTGACAGCTACACCGACTCT GTAAAGGAGTTTGATTCCATCTCACGGCTGGACCAGTGGCTCACCACCATGCTCCTCCGTATCAAGAAAACCATCCAGGGTGAAGAGGAGGACCTGCGTTAA